A single genomic interval of Hevea brasiliensis isolate MT/VB/25A 57/8 chromosome 4, ASM3005281v1, whole genome shotgun sequence harbors:
- the LOC110659494 gene encoding uncharacterized protein LOC110659494: MASSTVLIMSPAFLCGNNIRRFPRHAPYARTRLRPITAKLAEKTALQYRKLGDSDLQISEITIGTMTFGQQNTEKEAHEILSYSFDHGINILDTSEVYPVPVSKETQGRTDLYIGSWLKSQPRDKVILATKVSGYSERSSYIRDNAKVLRVDAANIRESVEKSLQRLSTDYIDLLQIHWPDRYVPLFGEFFYDYSKWRPSVPFLEQLRAFQELIDEGKVRYIGVSNETSYGVMEFVHAAKIEGLPKIVSIQNNYSLLVRCLFEADLVEVCHPKNCNIGLLAYSPLAGGALSGKYLDLDSEAARKGRLNLFPGYMARYKDSHSREATVRYIEMARKHGLTPVQLALGFTRDRPFMTSSIIGATSLDQLKEDIDAFLTTERPLPPEVIADIETIFKRYKDPAIL; the protein is encoded by the exons ATGGCGTCCTCGACTGTCTTAATCATGAGTCCGGCATTTCTCTGCGGCAACAACATTCGCCGCTTCCCTCGTCATGCACCATATGCTCGAACAAGGCTCAGACCCATCACCGCCAAACTCGCAGAGAAAACCGCGTTACAGTACAGGAAACTCGGGGACTCGGATCTTCAAATTAGCGAAATTACTATTGGAACT ATGACCTTTGGGCAACAGAATACAGAGAAAGAAGCTCATGAAATTCTTAGCTATTCATTTGATCACGGCATTAATATTCTTGACACTTCAGAAGTT TATCCAGTACCAGTGAGTAAGGAAACACAAGGAAGAACAGATCTCTACATCGGTAGCTGGTTGAAGTCTCAGCCCCGTGATAAG GTTATTTTGGCTACAAAAGTGAGTGGTTATTCGGAGCGGTCAAGCTACATCCGTGACAATGCAAAGGTTTTGAGGGTTGATGCTGCTAATATCAGAGAGAGCGTAGAGAAAAGCCTTCAGCGCCTTAGCACTGACTACATTGATTTGTTGCAGATTCATTG gCCAGATCGCTATGTACCTCTGTTTGGAGAGTTTTTCTATGATTATTCAAAATGGAGACCCAGTGTGCCATTTTTGGAGCAACTAAGAGCCTTTCAAGAACTCATCGATGAAGGAAAG GTACGCTACATTGGTGTTTCAAATGAGACTTCATATGGAGTAATGGAATTTGTTCATGCAGCCAAAATTGAAGGGCTACCAAAGATTGTTAGTATCCAGAACAACTACAGTTTATTAGTTAGGTGTCTTTTCGAAG CTGATCTTGTTGAAGTTTGCCACCCAAAGAATTGCAACATTGGCTTACTTGCTTACTCTCCCTTGGCTGGTGGAGCTCTGAGTGGAAAATATTTGGATCTGGACTCTGAAGCTgccagaaaaggaagactaaatctCTTCCCTGGCTACATGGCAAGATACAAAGATTCACATTCCAGG GAAGCAACCGTGAGATACATTGAAATGGCCAGGAAGCATGGCTTAACTCCAGTACAGCTTGCGCTTGGATTTACACGAGATCGTCCATTTATGACGAGTTCTATCATTGGTGCAACCTCACTTGACCAACTAAAAGAAGACATTGATGCTTTCTTGACAACTGAGAGACCTTTGCCACCAGAAGTAATTGCAGATATTGAAACCATTTTCAAGAGATACAAAGATCCTGCCATCCTTTGA